A single genomic interval of Spinacia oleracea cultivar Varoflay chromosome 6, BTI_SOV_V1, whole genome shotgun sequence harbors:
- the LOC110777358 gene encoding protein SMALL AUXIN UP-REGULATED RNA 54 — protein sequence MANSNHIAKKNKMIKLKLVMEKLQKSFSLGKRLSMSDVEDLQEQHDHDEEPTSCHHFGDSRSTAAPPSSEDVKEGHFTAVAVDGDEARRFVVPLRYLTHPMFLALLEKAAEEYGFDHGGALTIPCRPSEIESILGERWNGGRPSSSRRRSNDNNNNCRRNSNDFMIQSY from the coding sequence aTGGCAAACTCTAACCACATtgcaaagaaaaacaaaatgatCAAGCTCAAACTAGTCATGGAGAAGCTACAAAAGAGTTTCTCCCTAGGGAAGAGACTATCCATGTCCGACGTCGAAGACCTCCAAGAACAACATGATCATGATGAAGAGCCAACATCATGTCATCATTTCGGAGACTCGAGGTCGACGGCGGCGCCGCCGTCGTCGGAGGACGTGAAGGAAGGTCATTTCACGGCGGTGGCGGTTGACGGAGACGAGGCGAGGCGTTTCGTGGTGCCTCTAAGGTACCTAACACATCCCATGTTTCTTGCATTGTTGGAAAAGGCAGCTGAGGAGtatgggtttgatcatggaGGTGCACTTACCATACCTTGTAGACCAAGTGAGATTGAGAGTATATTGGGTGAAAGATGGAATGGAGGTAGACCATCTAGCTCTAGGAGAAGGtctaatgataataataataattgtagGAGGAATTCTAATGATTTTATGATTCAaagctattaa